tagatGCCCAAGAATATCCTCTTTGGATTTAGACCATTTGAGCAAGTAATCTAAGTCATTTGTTTCCTCATTGGCCACCCTTTTTTTTCTAACCTTTAGTAATGAAAATACAACATTTCAATTTTGAAAGtgtaaatttttcatttttgtagagtaATATATTTTCTTGGACGTTTATAATGTCTAAGTTTAGATTCCGTTTTTACTACTGTCCCTcggcatatttatatgaagCAATCCTATAGAGCTCCAAGTTTTACGAAACCTACTTAAAACTCAATTTAAGACTTTAGCAATTGCGTTAAAAAAACAAGTCTTTAGCCATTATTCaatgtatataataattaatatataatcagtatgattatataaaatatgatatttgagTTTtactttgaagtttttttttttgcttattctAGATCTTTGAATAATCATCCCTTAGCATGTCTTACTCATCTTTGAATTTTGTCAACCGGTGcggtaaaatatataaagttgtAAACTAAAATCTTAGGTAAATACGATTTGGCAATTTTGTCAACCGGTAcggtaaaatatataaagttgtAAACTAAAATGTTAGGTAAATACGATTTGGCTTAATTTCTAGCTCTAATCTACTAGCAAGGGCACCGATTATCTTtcccaaaatataataaacaaatttcTTAGCCATGGATCCCTAACCACgaatgaaaagaaaacaaaagagaaacaaattCTAAAGTATGATGATCGGGACTGATTGGGTCGTGGAAGACATTGATACAAGTGAATGTCCTCTCCATTGGACAGTAGAGTCTCATAATAAGTCCCTTATCTAGTGGTGTTCCCTCCAAACTTTTTATAGTTTCCTAGATGCTCGCAATTATTACTTTCTACCATACGTGTAGACTGTGTAGTACATTACTTCTTATCCTTCGATTTTAGtaatgaataaaattttcaCTTTAGTAAGTTTCACGTGCCAAGGCCTTCGACTTTCCTTCTCGTATCAATGACGTATAAAATATAGAGTATCGTAAGTGATGTATTGTACTGTACTTTATATGGAGCGCGCCAtcatttttgtatatatgtatgaagcAAAAGTTCCAATTAATGGGTATCgaccatattttaaatttttttgtctctCGTATGAATATTGAGTATAACAAatgagaaacacttatacatataataatttttatcactttaaatttttttttgttgttaatgCTTTTATTGACTATTTTTTGTAGTACAGTCCGTTCAGGTTGGGATCCCAATAGTGGATATTCTTTACAAACAAATGAACAATAGTCGTCGTACTACCAATATAATGGTGCTGGCTTTGTGATTGTTCATCACAATGCACGATGACTATGTCTTAATTAGATTTGTTAATTACCTAAACAGGAAAGCCTAATCATCTTCTTTACGACATTATTTTGGATCTCTTTTGCAGAGCTATACATACATGTCTACATGCATACTAGATTATTAAAGGTGTTTTATAGTTGTGAACGGAGAGGTAAACGCAAAACTAAATAAGATATCGCGAAGACTacgaatatttatattaattcaatcaatGACATTTAAAGtcttttattagttaatttctaattataaaataatgttaaaagAGTTATTCATTTAGAAGTATTTTTTTGTGCACCAAGAAGTAAATAatcattttagtatataaatcattttatttcttaatGTACCAATTGGAGGAGGGGGTGAAATATTGAAAAACTAATTGACACTTGCAGATGAGTTTTAAATTAGTCAATTGTCTCAGTTATCAACGTCGTGTCTTTACAATATGAAACAATATTAAAGATGGTGTGATAAAGAAACCACTTTAACTAATCCTCCTAGTTTTAACACAGAAAGACTCACAACGAGTCTCGGGAGTGTAATTATATCCAGTGGCAGTTtcgaaattttcaaaaacaagaaaCCTACATCAGGAAAATAACActtcatacaaaaaaaaaaactcatttcttGGCACTCTACACCCCCTTTATAAATCATAGGccttcttcctcttccccaGCACAACTTCTCTCATCTCATAAAAAGTGAGACAAATTTaggatagagagaaagagagagatccAAGAACATGAACCACACTCTGGATGATCAGAACATGGCTTTTATCTCTCAATTGTACCCTGATATCTACACTCAGATAGTACCACAACAAGGTTTGTCCGAAATTTTCAATCATCTTTGGTTTTGAATTACGAGAAAACCAACATTTAATGGATTTTCTAATAAAAGGACAAAGTGGGTTTGTTTTCTTAGTTAGTTTATCTGAAAAATCAATctattttatcaatcaatctatttttctgttttgtttcaagACCTGGAAACCCCACAAATTTAATGGAAGAAGTTATACAAATTCTAGTGGGTTATCTATTAGTCTTTCCAAAAAAAGAAGTTCTCGACCAACACGCGTAGGCCTAAAATATTGATATAATAATCTACGTGCAGTGCATGTAAACACACATCAAGAAACTAAAAGTAAAGAAAAGATCcaaacattattttatataacacGTTTCTGTTTTTGGCGAATTACTAActtgctttttattattttggacGGTAGGTGAAGTGAAGCCACCGAAACGAAGGAGAAAGAAGAGCAAAGTAGCGGTTGCTTCCGGAGATGGAAGCAATTGCTTGTTTAGGAAGAGAAAGCTTACCGATGAGCAAGTGAACATGTTGGAGATGAGTTTTGGGGATGAGCACAAGCTTGAGTCGGAGAGGAAAGATAAACTTGCGGCGGAGCTAGGGCTTGACCCTCGTCAAGTTGCAGTTTGGTTTCAGAACCGTCGTGCACGGTGGAAGAACAAAAGGCTCGAGGAAGAGTACAACAAACTCAAAAACTCACATGACAACGTCGTTGTCGACAAGTGCCGACTTGAGTCAGAGGTATAATTTCTTTTCTGTTATtctatttatcttatattttttttggttcattttCTTCTAACTATGAGTTTTAATACGGGTAGGGAATAGTTTTAGGTTtatcatcatcagttttatcCACGATTGTGATAATGATATTAATGGTAGATAGaactaaacaaatattttcGTTAAAATGTATATCTAACTAGttaaaatacgaaaatattttagaaattttatattttcaactttttgcagaaattttaaacaaaaagtttcaaaaaaattttgtttgtttatttaccttgttctttgctttattttattaaaaaatctcAAAGTATTTCAGccaaaaaaatttctcaaagAGTAATGTAGTTTACACACTCTTTTGGCAAATTATCTTTAACTGGCATAAATGAACGTGAGCTCAAAGCTCGAAGAACTTTGCATATAAAAGAATAAATAAGTCACCAGAGACTTGAGTTGAGAACAGAAAAAAAGCGACATCGAACAGTAAATTGCCACCATATTACACAACATAAAATACTTTTATGCGTTCCGTACAATATTTTAATCTTTATAATAGTCGCTTGTCTTTGTCAATGAGACTCAAAATTATTGAGGAGACCCACTAACaaaattcctttttatttaaaatttaatcaaacgTTTGCATCAGCGATTAGTTGCTTAATGATAAAATTAACATTACATTTGTTTTCCTCAGCTTCTTCAGCTCAAGGAACAGCTCTATGATGCAGAGAGGGAGATCCAAAGATTGGCAGAAAGAATAGAAGGAGGCTCGAGCAACAGTCCAGTTTCTTCTTCAGTTTCTGTTGAAGCCAACGAGACGCCGTTTTTTGGAGACTATAAAGTTGGAGACGACGGTGATGACTACAATAACCTGTTTTATCCGGTGCCTGAAAACATCTACATTGATGGAGCTGAATGGATGAATCTTTACATATAAAATCACTAGCTagcttaatgtaatattttaatcgTATCAACTAGTGTCGTGAATTAGGGAAGACAATTTTAGGTAAATTGGTAGATTATATAGTGCTCTATTTCTAATGTACAAATAGTTATAATGACAATGGATGTCTCGCTAGTGTATTTATGCAATCTTGATGTAAGCAACAGTTGCTTGCGTACCTAATTATGAGAAATCTGTATTAATTGAAGCAACTACGTAATTTAGGTTCTCAGTTTCTCACCCTTTTTTATGGCGTCGAACCCATTCATATATtcgtataatttttttgttacaagttttcAATGTATGTATACTTTAagtaacacacacacacacacacacacacacatatatatatatatatatatatatatcgcataGTTAAGGCCTTGAGTGAAATTCTGTTCTATTATAAGTTTAAGTTACCGTATCCTTGTTCTAAGATATATGAAAGTTTAACATCTCGTTAGGTTATGAGTGGACGTTTGTTGAGTTAGATATTAGATAACTCTATTGATGGATAGGATTCATCATGAAAGTGACAAATACATACCGTTATTACGACTTCAAAGTTTATATCTCGCCACTAGCAGCTCGTAGCTgtcttcaaatatattttttttactagccaaaaagaaaaaagtacgGCTGTAAAAGGAGGGTCGGCTACAATATGCTGTGCaagatttttttctaatatataaatacattgtAGAAGTCTAAAAGATAAAGGACTAGATGCAATGCACATAAGCAAAACGGTTGTTAAAACTTTATATCTTGATAGATAAGAGTTTGCCAAATTTAAATGAAAGAGGAGTTCGGATAGAATATACCTAATTTTGGTGAAACATTATGAGTCAAGTTTTATAGTCACTTGACAACGAATGAATAAAGCCTATACTATGTTAGAAGACAGTCATATTGGCTCTTTAAGTAATATATTGACCATTATCACCGGTGATAAGAATCGCATACATAAAGTGAAAATGTCTCGTATCAAAATAGTAAACATGAAATGATTGCAATTATCATCTGGTTACATGCATTAGTATATAAGATGAATAATTAAATGGACCTGAGGCTCTCAAAAAAAGTTTGTGGACTCAAACCATCATTTAGTTTGATGGTCTCAAGTTCTTTTGGTAAATGTGTTTTTGTTTGAGGATCTATGATGGTAATAATAAATGCAAAATTTGCATAGCAACTATGTATACAGATAATCaaagtgtttttgtttttgttttgacatGCATCATTAATAGATATTTGATTAAGTTGTTTTGGATTTGGTAGATGGTCTGATATTTTTGATCTAGACATATACTAAATCCTGATTCAAAATCATAAAACGGAAAAATTATGGTCTCATAAAGCTTAGAATATGTGGACCCACATAGAAAGGTTTGGCGAATAAGTGAAGGACTTGATGTAGTTTGGGTAAGTAGAAAGTGAAGTGTAAAGCAAACGTAGTATAATGGCTCTTTCCTAAAAcgatttgttttaaatattcgCAACACATTCACTGTATCTAAGTGTGTATGTTGTATTGTATATCATCTGAAGTCTTCATACGAAAAGTTTGTTACCTTTCTTTTATATGGTGACCAGTCACATCAATTACCTAATGGCTAAAATGGTAATGCACTAATGCTAATGCCCCACGAAAGATTCTATATTTATTCGAGATCAGTCGCTTTGCTAGCAAGTAGCAGCAACTaacaaaggaaacaaatataaaacaagGCCCGATGGGCCTATAAAGGCCATTCTACCAAAGTAGCTTGGTAAGGAGCCCGTCTTGAACAATAGCATTATGATTTTGATGCATGTTTTTTGGGTGAAAAGCACTTACCCATaaaacaatgattttttttttacaaattgaaaatatttttttaaaacaaatcttcAAGTTATAAGCCATAGTCATTATTCAGCTTTCGATTTTTCACGTTGAAAATATAGAACTAAAAATGATCTTCCATTTCTTTAGTTTTGTGTctaaaaaatccaaataagTTGCACTatacaaaaaggaaaaatatattaaagtatTATTTCACAAAATATTACAGgattgatcttataaataagtTTTAAGCAGAATCTAAAAGGTTACTATTgtcatcaaataagtttttatttattgagcTTTGTTGgcaaaaagaaattattattttttgacatGAAGAAATGATTAGTTTTCCTTGTGAAATAAATGAGTAAAAGATGAGTCACAACAAAGAGTAGATACCGTGTCAAAAGCTTATCCAGTAACACGTGTACAGCTGGACACCTCCTTGTCGCACGTGTCAGATCATCAAACCCTAAATCCCCCAACAAAAACTTTCCTCTTTCTTCTCGttcatctcctcctcctcctattGGACTTGGCCACACACCAACCACATCGGGCAAtaatctctctctttttaattCCTTCTCCTCCTACCCTTCTTCACTTTCCCGAGAGAAAAATTGGAACACTTTTTATCTTCTTCGGAGCTGAAATTGAGAGAATCTTTTTATATCTGTGTCTCTTGTCTGATCTGTCGGAGAGAAGGAGAGGACGTGTCTTTGCATCTTTGTCTGACTCTTTCTCTATAATTTAGGTAAATATCCTACCTGGACTTCCACATcggtctgttttttttttctttttcttttttttccttctaaaaCACTTTTGCATGTACTCTGTTCTGATTATTGTCTCTGTCTGTTCGTTGAACAATTCTGTAATAAACAAGGCTGTGTAGGAGAACAATTCATGTAATTAAGGTGTTTAGAGATTTTCGTTTCTGTTGTTTGGGTTCGTGTAAGAACATGTTATGTACTTGCTGTTCTCTCTGTTCTGTTTAAAGTTATTTAATTTGCTTCTCTTGTGCTTTTGTGTTCTGTAGTAAAGTCTCTGTTTTTGTTAAATATGTCGGGTAGAGAACACAAAGCTTCTgtctttttgggtttttttggaTGACTAAATCCTCTGTTTGAGCTGTTCcaaagtcttttgtcttgcttcTTTGTTTTGTAGCTGATAAAACAATGGGAACAAGCGAAGAAAAGACGCCTTCTAAACCAGCATCCTCAACACAGGTTGCTCATCATTCTCCTCTCCTTCTTCTCAGTTCGTTTTATATTTGAATCTTCATGTGTGTTGACTTTTCCTGCATCTACCTACCACTTGTTTCGCAGGACATTCCCCCCACACCTTATCCAGACTGGTCAAACTCAATACAGGTTAACTTTAGCCATTGTTGGTTCTCTTATTGTGACTTGTCTTCTTTCTTGACAAACACATAATGTGTATTCTCGTTTCTCTTAAGGCTTATTATGGAGGAGGAGGTACTCCGAATCCTTTTTTCCCATCTCCTGTTGGATCTCCTAGTCCTCACCCTTACATGTGGGGTGCTCAAGTAAGCTGCTTCCCTTTGCTATCTTTGTCTTTGAATAACACTTAGACGAGTTTTATTTACTCTTTGTTGAATACTTTCAGCACCATATGATGCCGCCTTATGGGACCCCGGTTCCGTACCCAGCCATGTATCCCCCAGGGGCGGTTTACGCTCATCCTGGCATGCCCATGGTAATAATCTCCTTACCATTTAAGTTCGAAACAAATGATAAAGTAAGTAACTTGCTTGGCACCTTCCTGTATTAGCCTCCTGCTTCTGCTCCAACCAACAAGGAGACGGTGAAAGAACAAGCCCCTGGCAAGAAGTCAAAAGGGAGCTTGAAAAGAAAGGGTGAAGGAGGTGAGAAGGCGCCTTCTGGTTCTGGGAACGATGGTGTATCTCACAGGTATAACGCTCTATTCAATGCATTTACTTCTTCAGTTTGATAGAGTGGCTAAATGTATATTTCTTGTGCAGTGATGAAAGTGTCACAGGAGGTTCATCTGATGAAAACGATGAGAATCCTAACCACCAGGTACTGATCTGATTGTTCTCTGTTACCTTGATGCTTTGTGTAATGTTTAATTGAGTTTTGTTGTAATGTAGGAGCAAGGTTCAGTTAGGAAGCCTAGCTTTGGACAAATGCTAGCGGATGGTAAAACTCTTTCCATCATCAAGCTTTATGGTTTCTCTCTTtgctcatgttttttttttgtttctttgagcAGCAAGTTCTCAGAGTAATACTACTGGTGAGATCCAAGGTTCAGTTCCCATGAAGCCGCTGGCTCCTGGGACTAATCTGAATATGGGAATGGACTTATGGTCTTCCCAGGCTGGTGTACCTGTGAAGGTAAAAGACCAAATCGTCACTCATCTTTTGCTGGTCTGGTTATAAACTCATGTGTGTTTTACTCAAACAGGATGAAAGAGAGCTCAAGAGGCAGAAAAGGAAACAATCTAACCGTGAATCCGCCAGGCGGTCCAGACTGCGTAAGCAGGTAATGTTATTATTAGTATATGGTTTCTTCTTATGTTAAGTTAACTCATTTGTTAATTCACCATATTGAATATAGGCGGAATGCGAACAGCTTCAACAGAGAGTAGAGAGTTTGACTAGTGAGAATCAAAGCCTGAGAGATGAGTTACAGAGACTCTCTGGAGAATGTGAGAAGCTCAAGACTCAGAACAGTTCTATTCAGGTAATAACAACAACTCTTATCCAAAATGTTATGAGCTTTGCTTCTATTCACACGGAGTCattgaatatatatacacaggATGAGTTGGTAAGAGTGCATGGACCAGAGGCcgtagctaatctagaacagAATGATGCTGGCTCTAAAGACGGTGAAGGAACAGATTAACAAACTTAGGAGACATGCAACTTGATAACGTattataaaaaacttatttgtaAACCAGTCTGAAGTTATTTGAGATTTACGTGACCATGATGACCATACAACCATTTGACGTTTTGTGTAATAGTGATTACCATACTTGATGTTACACTTGTTTGTTTTATTAGTCTTCATGATCGGATTCAGATTCTTCTAAGTCTCGTATTGTTGCTGTTGATGGTTCTGGTTCAGGGCTAATGTTTGGTGTTTCTTCTTGTCGTTCGCTTGGTGGTGCAGCTTCATTGCCTGATGGAACAACAAGCAGAATAAAATTCTATATAGTAACAAAGGTATTAGTTGGTTGGGGATAAGAAAGTTAGATTTTGAGAAGTAAACCTGATCCCAAGATTTTGATAATGATTGATCGCACCAACCGTATTCCTCCCTGGTGTGTCCTAACGACTTTGACCTGCAAATATTCTGTTGTTAATAAAGCAAAGCATCTGAGTTGTGAAGGAAGCAACAGTGTACCATTTCTCCATAGACTCCATCCACGAGTCGGTCCACACTAACTTGGTGTCGTATTAGGAAAGGGCGAAGGCGGTTGTTATATATTTGCTTTGCTCCCTATCATATTAAGAACTTATAGGTTAATAAAGTTTTcttgaaattttaa
The Brassica napus cultivar Da-Ae chromosome A1, Da-Ae, whole genome shotgun sequence DNA segment above includes these coding regions:
- the LOC106442036 gene encoding G-box-binding factor 1, which gives rise to MGTSEEKTPSKPASSTQDIPPTPYPDWSNSIQAYYGGGGTPNPFFPSPVGSPSPHPYMWGAQHHMMPPYGTPVPYPAMYPPGAVYAHPGMPMPPASAPTNKETVKEQAPGKKSKGSLKRKGEGGEKAPSGSGNDGVSHSDESVTGGSSDENDENPNHQEQGSVRKPSFGQMLADASSQSNTTGEIQGSVPMKPLAPGTNLNMGMDLWSSQAGVPVKDERELKRQKRKQSNRESARRSRLRKQAECEQLQQRVESLTSENQSLRDELQRLSGECEKLKTQNSSIQDELVRVHGPEAVANLEQNDAGSKDGEGTD
- the LOC106369808 gene encoding homeobox-leucine zipper protein ATHB-40; the encoded protein is MNHTLDDQNMAFISQLYPDIYTQIVPQQGEVKPPKRRRKKSKVAVASGDGSNCLFRKRKLTDEQVNMLEMSFGDEHKLESERKDKLAAELGLDPRQVAVWFQNRRARWKNKRLEEEYNKLKNSHDNVVVDKCRLESELLQLKEQLYDAEREIQRLAERIEGGSSNSPVSSSVSVEANETPFFGDYKVGDDGDDYNNLFYPVPENIYIDGAEWMNLYI